ATGCTACCTATAGATTTTTTCATCAAATAAAATTCCTTTTAATGAGATACTATCTAGGAATCCATAAGTGTCAAATACACATTGGTAATTTTTGTATATTCTGTATGTTGGATAAGCTTTTATTTTTTTTGAGTATGCAAGGGAGTCATAATTATCGATATTGATTAAATAAAAATCTATAGAATCTTTATATTGCTTAGCAATCTTATTCATTTCGTTTAAGCAGTTAAAATTAACACTGTCTTCAAATGAAGTGTAAACCTTTAAGCATAACCTATTAACCCCGAGAATAGAATCTTCTTTTACTAGTTCTTGTCTAAAAAAGTATTCATTTTTATCTATTTCTATCTCTTTACTACATGAGAAAACAAAAAACAGAAGTAACAACGCAAAACTATGAATTTTCAAGAGTCTTTATCACCTTCTTTATTAATTCTTTACAGAAAGGATCCGCAATTTTATAAGTTATACTATTTTTTTCTCTGGAACCCTTGATAATTCCAGCATTTCTCAAAATTGCAATTTGTTGAGAAATAATAGGCTGACTTTCATTGAGACAGTTTACGAGCCCAGCTACTTTACATTTCTTCAATTGCATGATAGCCAGAATTTTTAATCTAAGAGGATGCCCAATAATTTTCAGTGTTCTTGTCAACCCTGCTATTGTTTCTTCCTGTTCACAGGATAATTCTCTTATATCTATAGAGTTTTCTTCTTTGTTCATTTTATTTCTCTTTAAGATCATCTTTTAGCATTTTGATATGCTCCATTATTCTATTTGCTATCTCTCTCCATGTATCTGGAACATTATCTTTAGCAAAAAGATCATCAAAATAGATTGGTTCACCAATACTTATCTTTACTCTATTACCAATTCTAGGAATGTATTTGCCAATTGGTAAAATTCCCCTCATGCCCTCATGATAACAAGGGATAACTTTAACTTTTGTTTCATAGATCCTTTTACCAACCCCTCCTTTAGCAGGAAGTAATTCTCCTGATCGACTTCTTGTTCCTTCCGGAAAAATATGAACTATACCACCGTTTAGGAGTTTCTCATTAACGACTTTTTGAGCAGGTTGATCAATACCTTTTCCTCTGGTTAAAGGGATACACTTTACATGATCCATATAGTAGGAAAGTAAGAAATTACGGTAAAAATTATTGTACTCCGGAGTGTGATAAGGAGCATAATCGTATCCTTGAAGGTTTTTCTTGTAAAAAACCATCCCGTCAATAAAACCTGAATCAAACATTGATATGTGATTGCTAGCAAAAATATAGGGTCCTTTTTCTCTGTCAATAATGTCTTGACCATATATCGTTGTTTTATTCAAAATTTTCATCAAAATAAATGTGAATAATGAGGTCATCAAGCACAGAAGCTGTCCTTGAATCTTAAATAAGTAAGTCTCTTTTGGTGGTATCCATTCTTTGAGTTCTTTTCTTGGCATTTCAGTTCCAGCTTTCGTTTAGTCAACGACTGAATTTAAGATTTATCTCAAAGAATGTCAAGCTGTAGAATTATACAATTTTGGTTTATATGAGTCTATGATTTTTACAGTATTATAAATACTCAATAATTTGGTTTTCGATTTTTTCGTTATATCTTGAGCTTAAATCTCAATGCATGATTGCGAACATTAGAAATGCTTCTGATATAATTAAAAAAAAAGCCCCAGTATGGGGCTTAAAAAGAATAATCAAAAACTATTTTTGCGAATTCATATTCCAGCTTTCGTCTCCGTCATCAATATATCCGTGATTTTCATCATCTTCAACACCAAAAACAGATTTGGATTCAAGAGCGTTTCTTTCATATCCTCTAAACACTGAATTTTCAGTAATCGGTGAAGAAATTTTTACACTCAATGTGTCTATATCATAAATCTGAGTGTTATAAATCACATTTATCATTGAAAGTTTATTTGCAACTTTTTCATTTGAAAGAAGCGGTTGAACTTTTGCAGGTAATGTAACTGAGAAGAAGAGATTGAATTGTTTTTCAGGGGAGAAATTTTTTTCTTTATCAGTATCGATTGATCTCAAATTTCTATTTTCAGTTTCTTTCCAGTTTTCGTTTTTCAACACTTCCTCAACTTTATCAACAAAGAAAATGTTAAAAAGCGAGTCTTTTGATTTGTCATTTGAATAAGTAGAGTCACCATCCACTTCATGTTCCCTAACGAAGTCAGCTACAGCATTTGTTGATTTTAACGATACTTTTTCCAAGAAGAAGTTCAATAGATTTTCGTTTGAAGTGATTTTTTCAAAACTCCTGTCTGCAAAGAGAAGTGTGTCAAAATCTTCCTTCAAAGAAAATTCAAGATCCATTTTTACTTTTGCACTTAGGTTAAAATTAACATTGAACTTTTCTTTTGTTGAAGGACAAAGGTAAGGCTCAGTGTCTTTCATTTCATCAATCACGTATCTAGCCATATTAACTTTTTGTATTATACTTTCAGGCTTGATTCTTTCTTGATCAATTCTTTTATTGGCATAGAAGTCCCAATAGATATCTTTTTCTGTTTTTCTATTAGCTATTACTTTGATTGGTTCTTCACAAGTTAACTTAATGACATCCGGGGTGAGTCCAAGTTTTGAGTCTCTAAGTTTGAGAGTAACATTGAGTTCTTTTGATCCAGCGTAAGCTGTTTGATAAATTTTCAAACTATCTTTTTCAATCTTTTGAATGAAATTTCCATTTGCATCAGTTACAACAAGGTCGCTGATTCTTTTGTAGTCGTTGAAGTCTATACGAATCTGGTTTGTATCGAGATCAAGAATCTCTGTTTCAATTTCAGGAGCATTTACTTTTAATGTGTCATAATTGACAGCAAAATCATAAACCTCTTTCAAGTCTCCATTGTAAGATCCCGTTTCTTGCATATAAAGAATGCTTAAATTGAACATAGTTTTCATTCTTTCGTGTGCAATCTTTGTTCTCTCCAATTTTTCATTCCACATTCTTCTAGGAATGTCAATTGATAGAAAAAGTAATACAAGTGCACAAGCAACCAATAGTTTAAGGATTATTCCACCTTTTCTGTTTCGATTCATCATCTCACTCTCCGATTTATCGTTATAATTTCAAATATTTTTTCATCTTCTCGATCTTTTTTTTCCCGATACCTTTTACCTTTTCAAGTTCATCCACAGAAAAAAAGTTGCCGTTTATTTTTCTATACTCAACTATCCTTTCAGCAGTCTTTATTCCAACTCCAGGAATAGTTGTAAGTTCTTCTAAATTTGCTTCGTTTATGGAAACTAAAGTGTCAACAGAAACAAATTTGTTCAAATATTTACTATCTGATTTGGAAATAAGCAAACTATTTTTTTTTGAATTCAAGCTATCATTTTCAGGAATATTATTTTCAATATTGTCAATAACTAAAGTAAAAGAAGGAGTGTTTGTATCACTCCTTAGATAGAAATTGTAAGTATAGATCCCGATGAGTACAATCAGTACAAACACTAGGATTAGATCCTGAGTTTTAATTTTCATTACCACGAAAACCAGTCTTTTATCTTTTCAAAAAAACCTTTTTCTTCAGTTTGTGGGTTTATTTCATCAAGCTTGTCTAATTCTTCGAATAGCTCTTTTGTTCTTCCTGAAACGTTCTCAGGGATCCACACATTGATTCGAATAATCTGATCTCCAGAGCCATATCCATGTAATCTTTTGATTCCTTTTCCGGTAAGTCTAAGCATTTTTCCAGGTTGAGTGCCAGGAATAATCTTAACCTTAACTTTACCATTAATTACAGGAACTTCTAATTCAGCTCCTAATACTGCCTGGGAGATACTCAGTTTTAAGTCATAGAAAATATTTTCTTCTTCTCTATGAAAGTATTTGTGATCAAGTTCTTTTATCACAACAATTATATCACCATCTGGTCCACCATTTTTACCAGCATTACCTCTACCTCTTACCGTTAGATATTGCCCTTCGCTTACTCCAGCAGGAATTTCAACCTCTACTATATCTTCAGCTCTTACTCTACCGTCACCAGCACAAGATGGACATTTGTCTGTGATTACTTTACCCGTACCTTCACAATTGTGACATGCTGTAACATTTACAACTTGCCCAAAAAGTGAATTTTGTACTCTGCGAACTTCACCAGTACCATTACAAACACTACAGGTTTTCACAGATGAACTATTCTTAGCCCCACTTCCTTTACAAGCTGAACAGGTAACAAGTTTTTTAATTTTAAATTTTTTAGTAGTACCAGTTGCTATCTCTTCCAAGGTCATTTCAGCAGAGATTTTAAGATTAGAACCTTTTATTCCAGAAGATCTGGAACTTCTTCTCCTTGAAGAGCCTCCACCAAAATTGAAAAACTGTTCGAATATTGATTCTGCATCATTAAAATCAAAGCCGAAACCAGAAAATCCTCCACCACCACCAGCACCGGACAAACCTTCGTGTCCGTATCTATCGTAACGTGCTCTTTTATTGTCATCAGATAAAACAGAATACGCTTCTGCTACTTCTTTAAACTTTTCTTCAGCATCTTTATCATCTTTATTCTTATCGGGATGATATTTTAAAGCCATCTTTTTATAAGCTTTTTTTATCTCATCTTTACCCGATGTTTTTGATACTCCAAGAATATCATAAAAATCTTTTTTGGACATATCTTTTCCTATTTTGCTACAATAACTTTTGAATGACGAATAATTTTTTCTTTTAAAAAGTAACCTTTTTCATGCTCATCAATGATAGTGTTGCTTTCTTTACCGCTATTTTCTACCTGTAAAAGGGCCTCATGAAGATCAGGATTAAACTCTTTACCTATAGATTCCATTTCAACAAGACCAATTGATTTCATTATAGATTTGAATTTTTCAAAAATAAGATCCACACCCTTTTTAAGTTCTTTTGTGTCGATTTTGTCATTATAGTTTTTATCAA
This Candidatus Delongbacteria bacterium DNA region includes the following protein-coding sequences:
- a CDS encoding winged helix-turn-helix transcriptional regulator, with translation MNKEENSIDIRELSCEQEETIAGLTRTLKIIGHPLRLKILAIMQLKKCKVAGLVNCLNESQPIISQQIAILRNAGIIKGSREKNSITYKIADPFCKELIKKVIKTLENS
- a CDS encoding 1-acyl-sn-glycerol-3-phosphate acyltransferase; translated protein: MPRKELKEWIPPKETYLFKIQGQLLCLMTSLFTFILMKILNKTTIYGQDIIDREKGPYIFASNHISMFDSGFIDGMVFYKKNLQGYDYAPYHTPEYNNFYRNFLLSYYMDHVKCIPLTRGKGIDQPAQKVVNEKLLNGGIVHIFPEGTRSRSGELLPAKGGVGKRIYETKVKVIPCYHEGMRGILPIGKYIPRIGNRVKISIGEPIYFDDLFAKDNVPDTWREIANRIMEHIKMLKDDLKEK
- a CDS encoding helix-hairpin-helix domain-containing protein encodes the protein MKIKTQDLILVFVLIVLIGIYTYNFYLRSDTNTPSFTLVIDNIENNIPENDSLNSKKNSLLISKSDSKYLNKFVSVDTLVSINEANLEELTTIPGVGIKTAERIVEYRKINGNFFSVDELEKVKGIGKKKIEKMKKYLKL
- the dnaJ gene encoding molecular chaperone DnaJ: MSKKDFYDILGVSKTSGKDEIKKAYKKMALKYHPDKNKDDKDAEEKFKEVAEAYSVLSDDNKRARYDRYGHEGLSGAGGGGGFSGFGFDFNDAESIFEQFFNFGGGSSRRRSSRSSGIKGSNLKISAEMTLEEIATGTTKKFKIKKLVTCSACKGSGAKNSSSVKTCSVCNGTGEVRRVQNSLFGQVVNVTACHNCEGTGKVITDKCPSCAGDGRVRAEDIVEVEIPAGVSEGQYLTVRGRGNAGKNGGPDGDIIVVIKELDHKYFHREEENIFYDLKLSISQAVLGAELEVPVINGKVKVKIIPGTQPGKMLRLTGKGIKRLHGYGSGDQIIRINVWIPENVSGRTKELFEELDKLDEINPQTEEKGFFEKIKDWFSW